The following are encoded together in the Phragmites australis chromosome 19, lpPhrAust1.1, whole genome shotgun sequence genome:
- the LOC133900878 gene encoding uncharacterized protein LOC133900878, whose protein sequence is MAAPAAGDGGDVSEPWWRRKRQRRPPPPPEADAEAVKAEALELMAALPVLPRLVVFDLDHTLWPFQCDRLPKDEMPYLYPQARGILNALKDKGVEMAIASRASRRGAAKTFLEKLGIHSMFGVQEIFYTWSPKGDHFQNICRKTGVPYQSMLLFDDEVRNIIATNKLGVCCLRVEKGVTLEKLRMGLSNFAKTSASPKADPTRMGLSSFVKTSTASTAESR, encoded by the exons ATGGCCGCTCCCGCCGCCGGAGATGGAGGCGATGTCTCCGAGCCGTGGTGGCGGAGGAAGCGCcagcggcggccgccgcctcccccggaAGCGGACGCTGAGGCGGTGAAGGCGGAGGCTCTGGAACTGATGGCGGCACTCCCCGTGCTCCCGCGCCTCGTCGTCTTCGACCTCGACCACACCCTCTGGCCGTTCCAGTG TGACCGTCTGCCCAAAGATGAAATGCCGTATCTTTATCCGCAAGCTAGAGGCATACTGAATGCACTCAAGGATAAAGGAGTTGAGATGGCCATTGCTTCTCGAGCATCGAGGAGAGGTGCTGCTAAAACATTTCTGGAAAAACTTGGCATTCACTCCATGTTTGGGGTACAG GAAATATTCTATACTTGGAGCCCGAAAGGTGACCATTTCCAGAATATCTGCAGGAAGACAGGTGTACCTTATCAATCCATGCTTTTATTTGACGATGAAGTCAGGAATATTATAGCA ACAAATAAGCTAGGGGTTTGTTGCCTGCGCGTGGAGAAAGGTGTAACTCTTGAGAAGCTAAGGATGGGACTGAGCAACTTTGCTAAGACTTCAGCGTCACCAAAGGCAGATCCAACTAGGATGGGACTGAGCAGCTTTGTTAAGACTTCTACAGCTTCGACAGCAGAGAGCCGGTAG